In a genomic window of Brassica rapa cultivar Chiifu-401-42 chromosome A10, CAAS_Brap_v3.01, whole genome shotgun sequence:
- the LOC103844083 gene encoding ATPase family AAA domain-containing protein At1g05910 isoform X1, with product MHPKGSSQGDGSDTKAVRSSDRLRRRPKLYGRSYYYYSPNLHNRKRNTKTRTAASQIAKMLHKGNKPARASSATNVGNVANDVQPVASDLRRSTRKRRLSVNLEDYTDSSGGEDEDMMSPAYRTLRSRVSNGVHRNRKAKETESAPRREGLRPRRSKIIANKRLKTESGANQDSSEEKDGPEETENGNELDDHDADDGEDEVEAEDEGNGEDEGDGEDEEEDGDDDEDEEQEGRKRYDLRNRAEVRRMPTEEINKQQQPRSPRRVLHQGMGTRNGRDVRRGGSRLHKRHRFARTDDSDDSLLVDELDQGPAIPWARGGNRSGPPWLFGGLDTYGSSSLGLNAGASGWGHQSDGLTALTSGVQTAGPSSKGGADIQPLQINENINFDDIGGLSEYINDLKEMVFFPLLYPEFFASYNITPPRGVLLCGPPGTGKTLIARALACAASKAGQKVSFYMRKGADVLSKWVGEAERQLKLLFEEAQRNQPSIIFFDEIDGLAPVRSSKQEQIHNSIVSTLLALMDGLDSRGQVVLIGATNRVDAIDGALRRPGRFDREFNFSLPGCEARAEILDIHTRKWKNPPSRELKEELAASCVGYCGADLKALCTEAAIRAFREKYPQVYTSDDKYAIDVGLVKVNKSHFVEAMSAITPAAHRGSVVQSRPLSPVVLPCLHRHLLGSMSLISDIFPSSAMSSELTKLSMLSFGSAIPLVYRPRLLLLGGEGVGLDHLGPAILHELEKFPIHSLGLPSLLSDPGAKTPEEALVHIFSEARRTTPSILYIPMFNNWWENAHEQLRAVFLTLLEELPSNLPILLLATSYGELSDFEEQSVFDNRSVYTVDKLSGEDRSLFFDRLIEAALSVISGLNGKPDGPPFPELPKLPKEPTGPKPAEIKAKVEAEQHALRRLRMCLRDVCNRILYDKRFSAFHFPVTDEDAPNYRTIIQNPMDTATLLQRVDAGQYLTCSPFLQDVDLIVKNAKAYNGDDYAGARIVSRAYELRDVVHGMLAQMDPALLTYCDKIAAEGGPAQIPDDLSGSILGLAPVVQMGTVTRSSARLRNVQPEVNIDRDHEGLKKPKKTADAASTDSASDKPEHQDSDVEMTPLEAAKSNSSAPCSAEDPPRKEDEACGEEVSGDCSQDSVKSDEDMSSEIESVKGVLMERTESYSIPQMERIYTRIMKGVLETLDKGLGDDQSPKHSILRFLSEFAQLQANF from the exons ATGCATCCGAAGGGATCGAGTCAAGGAGATGGTTCGGATACTAAGGCGGTTAGAAGCAGCGATAGGCTTAGGAGGAGACCTAAATTGTATGGTCGCTCATACTATTACTACTCGCCCAACTTGCATAACAGGAAAAGAAACACCAAGACGAGAACCGCGGCTTCGCAGATCGCTAAGATGCTGCATAAAGGGAACAAGCCAGCACGGGCTTCGAGCGCCACG AATGTTGGTAACGTTGCTAATGACGTACAGCCAGTTGCATCCGACCTCCGGCGTTCCACTAGGAAGAGAAGACTTTCTGTAAATCTTGAAGACTATACTGACAGTTCTGGaggggaggatgaagatatgatG AGTCCAGCATATCGAACTTTAAGGAGTAGAGTCAGTAATGGAGTTCATCGAAATAGAAAGGCCAAGGAAACTGAATCAGCACCACGGCGTGAAGGTCTTCGTCCTCGTCGTTCAAAGATAATTGCTAATAAACGTCTGAAAACAGAATCTGGCGCCAATCAAGATTCTTCTGAGGAGAAAGATGGCCCAGAAGAAACCGAGAATGGAAATGAACTAGATGACCATGATGCTGATGATGGTGAAGATGAGGTTGAGGCTGAAGACGAGGGTAATGGAGAAGATGAGGGGGATGGCgaagatgaggaagaagatggcgacgatgatgaagatgaagaacaggAGGGAAGGAAGAGATATGATCTGCGAAACCGTGCTGAAGTGCGTAGGATGCCTACAGAAGAAATTAACAAGCAACAACAACCTAGATCTCCCCGGAGAGTGTTGCATCAAGGCATGGGTACCAGGAATGGAAGGGATGTTAGGAGAGGTGGGTCTAGGCTTCACAAGCGCCATCGCTTTGCAAGAACAGATGATTCAGATGATTCTCTTCTTGTGGATGAGTTGGATCAGGGCCCTGCGATTCCATGGGCTCGAGGTGGAAACAGATCTGGACCACCTTGGCTATTTGGGGGTTTGGACACGTACGGGTCAAGTTCATTGGGGTTGAATGCTGGAGCTTCTGGTTGGGGTCACCAAAGTGATGGTTTAACCGCATTAACTTCCGGGGTTCAGACTGCTGGGCCAAGCTCTAAAGGAGGTGCAGATATTCAGCCACTGCAGATCAATGAGAATATTAATTTTGACGACATTGGTGGGCTATCCGAATATATTAATGATTTGAAGGAAATGGTTTTCTTTCCGTTGCTGTACCCAGAGTTCTTTGCAAGTTACAACATTACTCCTCCCAGAGGTGTATTGCTGTGTGGTCCTCCAGGCACTGGTAAAACACTGATTGCTCGAGCATTGGCATGTGCTGCTTCAAAAGCTGGACAGAAAGTTAGCTTTTATATGCGAAAGGGTGCTGATGTCCTTAGCAAGTGGGTTGGCGAGGCTGAGAGACAACTAAAGCTACTCTTTGAGGAGGCTCAGCGAAATCAGCCTTCGATAAtcttttttgatgaaattgatGGTCTTGCTCCTGTAAGATCTAGCAAGCAGGAGCAGATACATAATTCTATTGTTTCAACTTTGCTGGCGCTGATGGATGGCCTTGATTCTCGTGGTCAAGTTGTTCTCATTGGAGCAACAAACAGGGTAGATGCAATAGATGGAGCATTACGCCGCCCTGGCAGATTCGATCGAGAGTTCAATTTTTCTTTACCAGGCTGCGAAGCACGAGCCGAAATATTGGATATCCACACTCGTAAATGGAAAAATCCTCCTAGTCGTGAGCTCAAAGAGGAACTGGCAGCTAGTTGTGTAGGGTATTGTGGTGCTGATCTGAAAGCTTTGTGCACTGAAGCTGCCATTCGTGCTTTTCGTGAGAAATATCCACAAGTTTATACCAGTGACGATAAATATGCCATAGATGTTGGGTTGGTTAAGGTTAACAAGAGCCACTTTGTAGAGGCAATGTCAGCTATTACTCCTGCTGCCCATAGAGGGTCTGTTGTGCAGTCCAGACCACTCTCTCCGGTTGTATTGCCATGTTTACATCGACACCTCCTTGGATCCATGAGTTTAATATCAGATATTTTTCCCTCGTCAGCCATGTCATCAGAGTTGACCAAGCTGTCAATGCTTTCATTTGGATCCGCAATTCCTCTCGTTTATCGTCCTCGACTCCTGCTGCTTGGTGGTGAAGGAGTTGGACTG GATCATCTTGGACCTGCTATCTTACACGAGCTAGAAAAATTTCCTATTCACTCTCTGGGACTTCCATCTCTTCTTTCGGATCCTGGTGCCAAGACCCCAGAGGAGGCGTTAGTACATATATTTAGTGAAGCTAGGAGAACAACACCTTCGATACTTTACATACCGATGTTCAATAATTGGTGGGAAAAT GCGCATGAACAGCTAAGGGCTGTATTTCTGACTTTGTTAGAAGAACTGCCATCAAATCTGCCCATATTATTACTTGCTACATCTTATGGTGAATTATCTGATTTTGAAGAGCAGTCAGTATTTGACAATCGATCTGT TTATACTGTGGACAAACTATCAGGCGAAGACAGGTCTTTGTTCTTTGACCGTTTGATTGAAGCTGCTCTCTCAGTCATTTCAGGCTTAAACGGCAAACCTGATGGACCGCCCTTTCCAGAACTTCCCAAGCTTCCAAAAGAACCTACTGGTCCAAAACCGGCAGAAATAAAAGCCAAGGTTGAAGCAGAGCAGCATGCCCTTCGACGATTGCGTATGTGTCTCAGAGACGTTTGCAATAG GATACTATATGATAAAAGATTCAGCGCATTCCACTTCCCAGTTACTGACGAGGATGCTCCAAACTATCGCACAATAATTCAAAATCCAATGGATACGGCTACTCTGCTGCAGCGTGTTGATGCTGGGCAGTACCTCACATGTTCACCGTTCTTGCAAGATGTTGATCTCATTGTGAAAAATGCCAAG GCTTACAATGGAGATGATTACGCTGGAGCGAGAATTGTCAGTAGAGCCTACGAGCTTCGAGATGTA GTGCATGGGATGCTGGCGCAGATGGACCCAGCACTGCTAACATATTGTGACAAGATCGCAGCTGAAGGTGGTCCTGCACAGATACCAGATGATCTGAGTGGATCTATCCTTGGTTTAGCTCCTGTAGTGCAGATGGGGACTGTTACTAGATCCAGTGCCCGACTTCGAAACGTGCAGCCAGAGGTTAATATAGATCGAGATCATGAAGGTCTTAAAAAGCCTAAGAAAACAGCTGATGCTGCCTCTACAG ATTCAGCTTCAGACAAACCAGAACACCAAGATTCAGACGTAGAAATGACACCTCTGGAAGCAGCCAAATCAAACTCATCAGCGCCTTGTTCAGCAGAAGATCCGCCGAGAAAAGAGGATGAGGCTTGTGGGGAAGAAGTGAGTGGTGATTGCTCCCAAGATTCTGTGAAGTCAGACGAAGACATGTCAAGCGAGATAGAATCTGTAAAGGGAGTGCTGATGGAGCGTACTGAAAGCTACAGCATTCCGCAGATGGAGAGGATCTACACTCGAATCATGAAGGGTGTACTCGAGACTCTGGACAAAGGACTTGGTGATGATCAAAGCCCTAAGCATTCAATTTTGAGATTTTTATCGGAATTCGCTCAGCTTCAGGCGAATTTCTGA
- the LOC103844083 gene encoding ATPase family AAA domain-containing protein At1g05910 isoform X2, protein MHPKGSSQGDGSDTKAVRSSDRLRRRPKLYGRSYYYYSPNLHNRKRNTKTRTAASQIAKMLHKGNKPARASSATPVASDLRRSTRKRRLSVNLEDYTDSSGGEDEDMMSPAYRTLRSRVSNGVHRNRKAKETESAPRREGLRPRRSKIIANKRLKTESGANQDSSEEKDGPEETENGNELDDHDADDGEDEVEAEDEGNGEDEGDGEDEEEDGDDDEDEEQEGRKRYDLRNRAEVRRMPTEEINKQQQPRSPRRVLHQGMGTRNGRDVRRGGSRLHKRHRFARTDDSDDSLLVDELDQGPAIPWARGGNRSGPPWLFGGLDTYGSSSLGLNAGASGWGHQSDGLTALTSGVQTAGPSSKGGADIQPLQINENINFDDIGGLSEYINDLKEMVFFPLLYPEFFASYNITPPRGVLLCGPPGTGKTLIARALACAASKAGQKVSFYMRKGADVLSKWVGEAERQLKLLFEEAQRNQPSIIFFDEIDGLAPVRSSKQEQIHNSIVSTLLALMDGLDSRGQVVLIGATNRVDAIDGALRRPGRFDREFNFSLPGCEARAEILDIHTRKWKNPPSRELKEELAASCVGYCGADLKALCTEAAIRAFREKYPQVYTSDDKYAIDVGLVKVNKSHFVEAMSAITPAAHRGSVVQSRPLSPVVLPCLHRHLLGSMSLISDIFPSSAMSSELTKLSMLSFGSAIPLVYRPRLLLLGGEGVGLDHLGPAILHELEKFPIHSLGLPSLLSDPGAKTPEEALVHIFSEARRTTPSILYIPMFNNWWENAHEQLRAVFLTLLEELPSNLPILLLATSYGELSDFEEQSVFDNRSVYTVDKLSGEDRSLFFDRLIEAALSVISGLNGKPDGPPFPELPKLPKEPTGPKPAEIKAKVEAEQHALRRLRMCLRDVCNRILYDKRFSAFHFPVTDEDAPNYRTIIQNPMDTATLLQRVDAGQYLTCSPFLQDVDLIVKNAKAYNGDDYAGARIVSRAYELRDVVHGMLAQMDPALLTYCDKIAAEGGPAQIPDDLSGSILGLAPVVQMGTVTRSSARLRNVQPEVNIDRDHEGLKKPKKTADAASTDSASDKPEHQDSDVEMTPLEAAKSNSSAPCSAEDPPRKEDEACGEEVSGDCSQDSVKSDEDMSSEIESVKGVLMERTESYSIPQMERIYTRIMKGVLETLDKGLGDDQSPKHSILRFLSEFAQLQANF, encoded by the exons ATGCATCCGAAGGGATCGAGTCAAGGAGATGGTTCGGATACTAAGGCGGTTAGAAGCAGCGATAGGCTTAGGAGGAGACCTAAATTGTATGGTCGCTCATACTATTACTACTCGCCCAACTTGCATAACAGGAAAAGAAACACCAAGACGAGAACCGCGGCTTCGCAGATCGCTAAGATGCTGCATAAAGGGAACAAGCCAGCACGGGCTTCGAGCGCCACG CCAGTTGCATCCGACCTCCGGCGTTCCACTAGGAAGAGAAGACTTTCTGTAAATCTTGAAGACTATACTGACAGTTCTGGaggggaggatgaagatatgatG AGTCCAGCATATCGAACTTTAAGGAGTAGAGTCAGTAATGGAGTTCATCGAAATAGAAAGGCCAAGGAAACTGAATCAGCACCACGGCGTGAAGGTCTTCGTCCTCGTCGTTCAAAGATAATTGCTAATAAACGTCTGAAAACAGAATCTGGCGCCAATCAAGATTCTTCTGAGGAGAAAGATGGCCCAGAAGAAACCGAGAATGGAAATGAACTAGATGACCATGATGCTGATGATGGTGAAGATGAGGTTGAGGCTGAAGACGAGGGTAATGGAGAAGATGAGGGGGATGGCgaagatgaggaagaagatggcgacgatgatgaagatgaagaacaggAGGGAAGGAAGAGATATGATCTGCGAAACCGTGCTGAAGTGCGTAGGATGCCTACAGAAGAAATTAACAAGCAACAACAACCTAGATCTCCCCGGAGAGTGTTGCATCAAGGCATGGGTACCAGGAATGGAAGGGATGTTAGGAGAGGTGGGTCTAGGCTTCACAAGCGCCATCGCTTTGCAAGAACAGATGATTCAGATGATTCTCTTCTTGTGGATGAGTTGGATCAGGGCCCTGCGATTCCATGGGCTCGAGGTGGAAACAGATCTGGACCACCTTGGCTATTTGGGGGTTTGGACACGTACGGGTCAAGTTCATTGGGGTTGAATGCTGGAGCTTCTGGTTGGGGTCACCAAAGTGATGGTTTAACCGCATTAACTTCCGGGGTTCAGACTGCTGGGCCAAGCTCTAAAGGAGGTGCAGATATTCAGCCACTGCAGATCAATGAGAATATTAATTTTGACGACATTGGTGGGCTATCCGAATATATTAATGATTTGAAGGAAATGGTTTTCTTTCCGTTGCTGTACCCAGAGTTCTTTGCAAGTTACAACATTACTCCTCCCAGAGGTGTATTGCTGTGTGGTCCTCCAGGCACTGGTAAAACACTGATTGCTCGAGCATTGGCATGTGCTGCTTCAAAAGCTGGACAGAAAGTTAGCTTTTATATGCGAAAGGGTGCTGATGTCCTTAGCAAGTGGGTTGGCGAGGCTGAGAGACAACTAAAGCTACTCTTTGAGGAGGCTCAGCGAAATCAGCCTTCGATAAtcttttttgatgaaattgatGGTCTTGCTCCTGTAAGATCTAGCAAGCAGGAGCAGATACATAATTCTATTGTTTCAACTTTGCTGGCGCTGATGGATGGCCTTGATTCTCGTGGTCAAGTTGTTCTCATTGGAGCAACAAACAGGGTAGATGCAATAGATGGAGCATTACGCCGCCCTGGCAGATTCGATCGAGAGTTCAATTTTTCTTTACCAGGCTGCGAAGCACGAGCCGAAATATTGGATATCCACACTCGTAAATGGAAAAATCCTCCTAGTCGTGAGCTCAAAGAGGAACTGGCAGCTAGTTGTGTAGGGTATTGTGGTGCTGATCTGAAAGCTTTGTGCACTGAAGCTGCCATTCGTGCTTTTCGTGAGAAATATCCACAAGTTTATACCAGTGACGATAAATATGCCATAGATGTTGGGTTGGTTAAGGTTAACAAGAGCCACTTTGTAGAGGCAATGTCAGCTATTACTCCTGCTGCCCATAGAGGGTCTGTTGTGCAGTCCAGACCACTCTCTCCGGTTGTATTGCCATGTTTACATCGACACCTCCTTGGATCCATGAGTTTAATATCAGATATTTTTCCCTCGTCAGCCATGTCATCAGAGTTGACCAAGCTGTCAATGCTTTCATTTGGATCCGCAATTCCTCTCGTTTATCGTCCTCGACTCCTGCTGCTTGGTGGTGAAGGAGTTGGACTG GATCATCTTGGACCTGCTATCTTACACGAGCTAGAAAAATTTCCTATTCACTCTCTGGGACTTCCATCTCTTCTTTCGGATCCTGGTGCCAAGACCCCAGAGGAGGCGTTAGTACATATATTTAGTGAAGCTAGGAGAACAACACCTTCGATACTTTACATACCGATGTTCAATAATTGGTGGGAAAAT GCGCATGAACAGCTAAGGGCTGTATTTCTGACTTTGTTAGAAGAACTGCCATCAAATCTGCCCATATTATTACTTGCTACATCTTATGGTGAATTATCTGATTTTGAAGAGCAGTCAGTATTTGACAATCGATCTGT TTATACTGTGGACAAACTATCAGGCGAAGACAGGTCTTTGTTCTTTGACCGTTTGATTGAAGCTGCTCTCTCAGTCATTTCAGGCTTAAACGGCAAACCTGATGGACCGCCCTTTCCAGAACTTCCCAAGCTTCCAAAAGAACCTACTGGTCCAAAACCGGCAGAAATAAAAGCCAAGGTTGAAGCAGAGCAGCATGCCCTTCGACGATTGCGTATGTGTCTCAGAGACGTTTGCAATAG GATACTATATGATAAAAGATTCAGCGCATTCCACTTCCCAGTTACTGACGAGGATGCTCCAAACTATCGCACAATAATTCAAAATCCAATGGATACGGCTACTCTGCTGCAGCGTGTTGATGCTGGGCAGTACCTCACATGTTCACCGTTCTTGCAAGATGTTGATCTCATTGTGAAAAATGCCAAG GCTTACAATGGAGATGATTACGCTGGAGCGAGAATTGTCAGTAGAGCCTACGAGCTTCGAGATGTA GTGCATGGGATGCTGGCGCAGATGGACCCAGCACTGCTAACATATTGTGACAAGATCGCAGCTGAAGGTGGTCCTGCACAGATACCAGATGATCTGAGTGGATCTATCCTTGGTTTAGCTCCTGTAGTGCAGATGGGGACTGTTACTAGATCCAGTGCCCGACTTCGAAACGTGCAGCCAGAGGTTAATATAGATCGAGATCATGAAGGTCTTAAAAAGCCTAAGAAAACAGCTGATGCTGCCTCTACAG ATTCAGCTTCAGACAAACCAGAACACCAAGATTCAGACGTAGAAATGACACCTCTGGAAGCAGCCAAATCAAACTCATCAGCGCCTTGTTCAGCAGAAGATCCGCCGAGAAAAGAGGATGAGGCTTGTGGGGAAGAAGTGAGTGGTGATTGCTCCCAAGATTCTGTGAAGTCAGACGAAGACATGTCAAGCGAGATAGAATCTGTAAAGGGAGTGCTGATGGAGCGTACTGAAAGCTACAGCATTCCGCAGATGGAGAGGATCTACACTCGAATCATGAAGGGTGTACTCGAGACTCTGGACAAAGGACTTGGTGATGATCAAAGCCCTAAGCATTCAATTTTGAGATTTTTATCGGAATTCGCTCAGCTTCAGGCGAATTTCTGA
- the LOC103844082 gene encoding B3 domain-containing protein At1g05920 gives MWNLPGFSKTAKDKKEEERMRRIFHLFPKRKRSLRSPPNKKHSPPPPPLSKLPIKKRTVYQYTTTTKTPQWIRRLKKDLNIADDPFLLAEKPLDLDDVDPEQNRLSIPFQTLKRNDFLTCDEGMILGDERINNEGRIGVAACLVDQRNKQWKMVLKKWVRVSDSGKVLQSFLLSGAWSDVVEANELRDGDNISLWSFRLNGFLFFALDFAGDSVDFLE, from the coding sequence ATGTGGAACCTTCCAGGATTCTCCAAAACTGCCAAAgacaagaaagaagaagagagaatgaGGAGAATCTTCCACCTCTTCCCCAAAAGAAAAAGATCCCTTCGAAGTCCCCCCAACAAGAAacactctcctcctcctcctcctctctcaaAACTCCCCATAAAGAAACGAACTGTTTACCAATACACCACCACCACGAAGACTCCCCAATGGATCCGCCGCTTGAAAAAAGACTTGAACATAGCCGACGACCCCTTCCTCCTCGCGGAGAAGCCTCTCGACCTCGACGACGTGGATCCAGAACAAAACCGTCTCTCCATCCCTTTCCAGACCCTAAAGAGAAACGACTTCTTGACGTGTGACGAGGGGATGATTCTTGGAGACGAGAGGATCAATAATGAGGGGAGGATTGGTGTGGCTGCGTGTCTCGTTGATCAAAGGAATAAACAGTGGAAGATGGTTTTGAAGAAGTGGGTTCGTGTGTCTGACTCAGGGAAAGTCCTCCAGAGTTTTCTGTTGAGTGGTGCATGGAGTGACGTCGTTGAGGCTAATGAGTTGAGAGATGGAGATAACATCAGTCTATGGTCTTTCAGGCTCAATGGGTTCCTCTTCTTTGCTCTTGACTTTGCAGGTGACTCCGTAGACTTCTTAGAGTAA
- the LOC103844080 gene encoding protein SEMI-ROLLED LEAF 2 has product MGVISRRVLPACGNLCFFCPSLRPRSRHPLKRYKHMLAEIFPRNQDAEPDDRKIGKLCEYASRNPLRIPKITEYLEQKCYKELRNGNIGSVKVVLCIYKKMLSSCKEQMPLFSCSLLSIVRTLLEQTKEEEVQILGCNTLVDFISLQTENSHMFNLEGLIPKLCQLAQELGDDERSLQLRPAGMQALAFMVSFIGEHSQLSMDLDLIMCVILENYMDLETNEAGENSIPKMSKWVSFKRNNPVTEENMDNSKSPSYWSMACLCNIAKLAKETTTLRRVLEPLLNAFDCGSYWSPEKGVASSVLLFLQSRLEESGENCHVLVSSLIKHLDHKNVMKQQGVQVNMVNVATCLVLHAKQQASGALTAVIADLIKHLRKCLQNAAESDLSADGTKQNSEMQHALENCIAELSNKVGDAGPILDMLAVVLETISTNVLVARTTASATLRAAHIVSVVPNVSYHKKVFPDALFHQLLLAMSHADCETRVEAHNVFSVLLLRTLRLPWSDQYDEASDGCLSLESLKDVDDGIKSLCSLRLSSHQVNMLLSSLWIQATSTENTPANLVAMASTFNITLLFSVAKRSNHMALVRCFQLAFSLRNLSLNQDGGMQLSRRRSIFTFASYLLIFSAKISNIPELIPLVKESLTAQMVDPSLVLEGDIRLRAACSGSPQEDDCAALNSSAVVSNDSFLKEIVITQFTSKFQILSEEEESNLRKEIESDFSRDEDAHPLGAPMFMDTPGSSSSPLNETEVPAFDEVELSAIVAFEGASPGASGSEPGHNKSLSTNTNPADVLSVNELLESVSETARQVASLPVSSIPVPYDQMMNQCEALVTGKHQKMSVLRSFKPEATKAVTLSEEDELFLLDETEEADEDDHKALTVAQVQPQGQLPFCALEVEQNSFRLPSSSPYDEFLKAAGC; this is encoded by the exons ATGGGGGTTATATCCAGACGGGTTTTGCCCGCCTGTGGTAACCTCTGTTTCTTCTGTCCTTCCTTGCGTCCCAGGTCTCGTCATCCCCTTAAACGTTACAAGCACATGCTCGCTGAAATCTTCCCTCGCAACCAG GATGCTGAACCAGATGATAGAAAAATTGGCAAGCTTTGTGAGTATGCGTCAAGGAATCCTTTACGAATCCCAAAG ATTACAGAGTACCTTGAGCAAAAATGTTACAAAGAGCTGCGAAATGGAAATATCGGATCAGTCAAAGTCGTCTTGTGCATTTACAAGAAAATGCTTTCCTCATGTAAGGAGCAGAT gcCTCTATTTTCGTGTAGTTTGCTAAGCATTGTCCGAACTCTTTTGGAGCAAACAAAAGAGGAAGAAGTGCAGATTTTGGGTTGCAATACCCTCGTTGACTTTATTAGCTTACAG ACTGAGAATTCGCACATGTTCAACTTAGAAGGGCTAATACCTAAACTTTGTCAACTTGCTCAAGAACTGGGGGATGATGAAAGATCACTCCAATTACGGCCAGCAGGAATGCAAGCTTTGGCATTCATG GTGTCTTTCATTGGTGAGCATTCACAACTATCAATGGACTTGGATTTG ATTATGTGTGTGATTCTGGAGAATTATATGGATTTGGAGACCAACGAGGCTGGTGAAAATTCAATTCCCAAAATGAGTAAATGGGTTTCTTTCAAACGTAATAATCCTGTGACTGAGGAAAACAT GGATAATTCGAAGAGCCCCTCATACTGGTCTATGGCCTGCCTTTGCAACATAGCCAAATTAGCAAAGGAAACCACAACTCTTCGCCGTGTTCTGGAACCGCTTTTGAATGCTTTTGACTGTGGAAGTTACTGGTCTCCAGAGAAGGGCGTCGCCTCTTCTGTTTTATTGTTTCTTCAGTCTCGTCTCGAAGAATCAG GAGAAAATTGTCATGTGTTGGTATCTTCTTTAATCAAGCACTTGGATCATAAGAATGTAATGAAGCAACAGGGTGTTCAAGTTAACATGGTTAATGTAGCCACATGCCTTGTGCTACACGCTAAGCAGCAGGCTTCAGGCGCCCTGACTGCTGTAATAGCTGACTTGATTAAGCACTTGCGGAAATGCCTTCAAAACGCAGCTGAATCTGATCTGTCTGCTGATGGAACGAAGCAGAACTCTGAGATGCAGCATGCGTTAGAAAATTGCATCGCAGAGCTCTCAAACAAG GTTGGGGATGCAGGGCCAATTCTTGATATGTTGGCAGTGGTTCTTGAGACGATATCAACTAATGTACTCGTTGCTAGGACCACAGCGTCAGCCACTCTCCGTGCTGCACATATAGTATCAGTGGTCCCAAATGTATCTTACCACAAGAAA GTGTTTCCGGATGCCTTGTTTCACCAACTGCTCCTTGCGATGTCCCACGCAGACTGTGAGACTAGAGTTGAGGCGCATAATGTATTCTCTGTCCTGCTTCTTCGTACTCTTCGTTTGCCTTGGTCAGACCAATATGATGAAGCCTCAGATGGTTGTCTGTCCTTGGAGAGCTTAAAGGATGTCGATGATGGTATAAAA TCGTTATGTTCACTTCGACTGAGTAGTCACCAAGTGAATATGCTTCTTTCATCCCTATGGATCCAAGCAACTTCTACCGAGAATACACCTGCAAATTTAGTGGCCATGGCCAGCACGTTTAATATCACTCTTTTGTTTTCAGTAGCAAAG AGATCAAATCATATGGCTCTGGTGCGGTGTTTTCAGCTGGCGTTCTCTCTTCGAAATCTCTCATTGAATCAAGATG GAGGTATGCAGCTCTCACGTAGAAGATCCATCTTCACGTTTGCATCATACTTGCTCATTTTTAGTGCCAAGATCTCCAATATACCGGAGCTAATTCCACTTGTCAAAGAATCTTTAACTGCCCAAATG GTTGATCCTTCTCTTGTGCTGGAAGGAGATATCAGACTGCGTGCTGCATGTTCTGGATCTCCACAGGAAGATGATTGTGCTGCTCTCAACTCCTCAGCGGTTGTCTCAAATGATAGTTTCCTGAAGGAAATCGTTATCACTCAGTTCACATCGAAATTTCAGATATTATCCGAG GAGGAGGAATCAAATTTGAGAAAGGAAATTGAGTCAGATTTTTCGAGAGATGAGGATGCACACCCTCTTGGCGCACCAATGTTCATGGACACACCAGGATCTAGTAGTTCTCCTCTTAATGAAACAGAAGTTCCAGCTTTTGATGAG GTTGAGCTTTCAGCAATAGTGGCATTTGAAGGAGCTTCTCCGGGGGCTAGTGGGAGTGAGCCTGGCCACAATAAATCCTTGTCCACAAACACTAACCCAGCAGATGTTCTGAGTGTCAACGAGTTGCTAGAATCG GTATCAGAAACTGCTAGGCAAGTTGCAAGCCTCCCTGTTTCCTCCATCCCTGTACCTTACGACCAAATGATGAATCAGTGTGAGGCTCTTGTGACGGGTAAGCATCAAAAGATGTCCGTGCTTCGAAGTTTCAAACCTGAGGCAACCAAAGCTGTAACTCTCTCAGAAGAGGATGAACTCTTTCTTCTAGATGAG ACAGAAGAAGctgatgaagatgatcacaaggCACTGACTGTGGCACAAGTCCAACCTCAAGGCCAGCTTCCATTCTGCGCACTGGAAGTGGAACAAAACTCGTTTCGGTTACCTTCTTCAAGCCCTTACGATGAGTTCTTGAAAGCAGCCGGATGTTAA